In a single window of the Deinococcus aetherius genome:
- a CDS encoding Bax inhibitor-1/YccA family protein produces the protein MQITATRTENLVRTFMARTYSWMAAGLALTAGVAYLTAQNEVLASQVMSLRLPLILAQFVIVLALSGLATRLSSAVAGTLFIAYAALTGLTFSALLFAYSPSAVISAFLTTAGTFGAMSVVGYVIKRDLSAMGRFFLFALIGLLVAMIVNLFVASSVLTLGISVIGVLLFAGLTAYDTQMLRNLALSGVQGEMAERAAINGALALYLNFINMFLFILRIFGIGGGLSRSD, from the coding sequence ATGCAAATCACTGCGACACGTACAGAAAATCTGGTCCGCACCTTCATGGCGCGGACGTACTCGTGGATGGCGGCGGGGCTGGCCCTCACCGCCGGGGTCGCCTACCTGACCGCTCAGAACGAGGTCCTGGCCTCGCAGGTGATGAGCCTGCGCCTGCCGCTGATCCTCGCCCAGTTCGTGATCGTCCTCGCGCTGAGCGGCCTCGCCACGCGGCTGAGCAGCGCGGTGGCGGGAACGCTCTTCATCGCCTACGCCGCCCTGACGGGGCTGACCTTCAGCGCCCTGCTCTTCGCCTACAGCCCCTCGGCCGTGATCTCCGCCTTCCTAACGACCGCCGGGACCTTCGGCGCGATGAGCGTGGTAGGGTACGTCATCAAGCGCGACCTGAGCGCGATGGGTCGGTTCTTCCTCTTCGCCCTGATCGGCCTGCTCGTCGCCATGATCGTGAACCTGTTCGTGGCGAGCAGCGTCCTGACGCTCGGAATCAGCGTCATCGGCGTGCTGCTCTTCGCGGGCCTGACCGCCTACGACACACAGATGCTGCGGAACCTCGCGCTGAGCGGCGTGCAGGGCGAGATGGCCGAGCGCGCGGCGATCAACGGGGCGCTGGCGCTGTACCTCAACTTCATCAACATGTTCCTCTTCATCCTGCGGATATTCGGCATCGGCGGCGGGCTGAGCCGGAGCGACTGA
- the treY gene encoding malto-oligosyltrehalose synthase has product MTQVLEAPTHTPQPAAHIPSSTYRLQLHEGFDFAAARRVLPYLRRLGVTDVYLSPIWTSTPGSTHGYDVTDHAEVNPRLGGEAGLRKLADRARELGLRLIVDFVPNHMGIQGGHNPYWEDVLMHGRASRYAHFFDISWQPLKRALENKVLLPTLGDQYGRVLERGELRLERDGGRFFLRYWERRLPISPRSLAALLAQVAGRLSPGPDHAELASIARAAASLPRSTSSDLTDADRLARAEEVDVIARRLAILAQASRTVREALDSVLETANGDPALLDSLIQEQNYRLAYWRVAAEQINYRRFFDINDLAALRMEDPRVFAWAHAKLFELVRDGVVSGVRLDHTDGLYDPAGYFRALQRGAAEALGLPAPEEDTPREALPLYVVAEKILEPGERLPEDWLVHGTTGYDFLGQLNGVFVDGANEEEMTAIYRRFTGDRDPYSEHLYRGKSLIQRVSLPGEVNVLAEHLERLAEADLRFRDFTLSALRDVIREVIAVFPVYRTYVRADGSREPGDNAKIELAIRDAKANSRRGNRDLDPSLFDFLEAVLKLGAPDEATRERYADFALKFQQLTGPVTAKGAEDTAFYRYGRLLSLNEVGSDPAHFGTPPRAFHMAARDRAEHWPGALLAGSTHDTKRGEDTRARISVLSEMPQTWTAYLSGWLPLVRALETPTELGPAPSALDVYLLLQTALGAYPLGGRLDGFADRLSDYLLKAAREAKLRTSWAASDSEYEGALDRMVRGLLENERYLETLRELHIRVSPYGAQNGLSATLVRLTAPGVPDTYQGSEGWNQSLVDPDNRRPVDYSSYTRTLARIERRHAENELKLASELLAGYEDGGVKLLVSWAALQARAEHPELFGHGSYRPLGASRHLLAFAREHGDELAVTVAPRLTYSLTREKTPWALGEVWGNRQLSLPRPGTYENVLTGERVRVRGEKIALAKVLEDFPLALLVRR; this is encoded by the coding sequence ATGACCCAGGTGCTCGAAGCGCCCACCCACACCCCACAACCCGCCGCCCACATCCCCTCCTCCACCTACCGCCTCCAGCTTCACGAGGGCTTCGACTTCGCGGCGGCGCGGCGGGTCCTGCCCTACCTGCGGCGGCTCGGGGTGACGGACGTGTACCTCTCCCCCATCTGGACGAGCACGCCGGGCTCGACGCACGGCTACGACGTGACCGACCACGCGGAGGTGAACCCCCGGCTGGGCGGCGAGGCGGGGCTGCGGAAGCTGGCGGACCGCGCCCGCGAACTCGGGCTGCGGCTGATCGTGGACTTCGTGCCCAACCACATGGGCATCCAGGGCGGGCACAACCCGTACTGGGAGGACGTGCTGATGCACGGGCGGGCGAGCCGCTACGCCCACTTCTTCGACATCTCGTGGCAGCCCCTCAAGCGGGCGCTGGAGAACAAGGTGCTGCTGCCGACGCTGGGCGACCAGTACGGGCGGGTGCTGGAGCGGGGCGAACTGAGGCTGGAGCGCGACGGCGGCCGTTTCTTCCTGCGCTACTGGGAGCGGCGCCTGCCGATCTCGCCCCGCAGCCTCGCCGCGCTGCTCGCGCAGGTTGCGGGGCGGCTCTCGCCGGGGCCCGACCACGCCGAACTCGCCTCCATCGCCCGGGCGGCGGCGAGCCTGCCCCGTTCGACCTCTTCGGACCTGACGGACGCCGACCGCCTCGCCCGCGCGGAGGAGGTGGACGTGATCGCCCGCCGCCTCGCTATCCTCGCCCAGGCGTCCCGCACCGTCCGGGAGGCGCTGGACTCCGTGCTGGAGACGGCGAACGGCGACCCAGCCCTCCTCGACTCGCTGATCCAGGAGCAGAACTACCGCCTGGCGTACTGGCGGGTGGCCGCCGAGCAGATCAACTACCGGAGATTTTTCGACATCAACGACCTCGCGGCCCTGCGGATGGAGGACCCGCGCGTCTTCGCCTGGGCGCACGCCAAGCTCTTCGAACTCGTGCGTGACGGGGTGGTTTCGGGCGTGCGGCTCGACCACACCGACGGCCTGTACGACCCCGCCGGGTACTTCCGGGCGCTGCAACGGGGGGCCGCCGAGGCGCTGGGCCTGCCCGCCCCGGAGGAGGACACCCCGCGCGAGGCGCTGCCCCTCTACGTCGTCGCCGAGAAGATTCTGGAGCCCGGCGAGCGGCTGCCCGAGGACTGGCTGGTCCACGGGACGACCGGGTACGACTTCCTCGGGCAACTGAACGGCGTGTTCGTGGACGGCGCGAACGAGGAGGAGATGACGGCGATCTACCGCCGCTTCACCGGGGACCGCGACCCCTACTCCGAGCACCTGTACCGGGGCAAGTCCCTGATTCAGCGGGTCTCGCTGCCGGGCGAGGTGAACGTCCTCGCCGAGCACCTGGAGCGGCTGGCGGAGGCAGACCTGCGCTTCCGGGACTTCACGCTGAGCGCCCTGCGCGACGTGATCCGCGAGGTGATCGCCGTCTTCCCGGTGTACCGCACCTACGTGCGGGCAGACGGCTCGCGCGAGCCCGGCGACAACGCCAAGATCGAACTCGCCATCCGGGACGCCAAGGCCAACAGCCGCCGGGGGAACCGCGACCTCGACCCCAGCCTCTTCGACTTCCTGGAGGCGGTCCTCAAGCTGGGCGCGCCCGACGAGGCCACCCGCGAGCGTTACGCCGACTTCGCCCTCAAGTTCCAGCAGCTCACCGGCCCGGTGACAGCGAAGGGGGCGGAGGACACGGCCTTTTACCGTTACGGACGCCTCCTCTCGCTGAACGAGGTGGGCAGCGACCCCGCGCACTTCGGAACGCCCCCCAGGGCGTTCCACATGGCGGCGCGCGACCGGGCCGAACACTGGCCGGGGGCCCTCCTCGCCGGGAGCACGCACGACACCAAGCGCGGCGAGGACACCCGGGCCCGCATCAGCGTCCTGTCCGAGATGCCGCAGACCTGGACGGCGTACCTCAGCGGGTGGCTGCCCCTCGTCCGCGCGCTGGAGACGCCGACCGAACTCGGCCCCGCGCCCTCCGCGCTCGACGTGTACCTCCTGCTGCAAACGGCGCTGGGCGCGTACCCCCTGGGCGGCAGGCTCGACGGGTTCGCCGACCGCCTGAGCGACTACCTGCTCAAGGCCGCCCGCGAGGCCAAGCTGCGGACAAGCTGGGCCGCCTCCGACAGCGAGTACGAGGGGGCCCTCGACCGGATGGTGCGCGGGCTGCTGGAGAACGAGCGGTATCTGGAGACCCTGCGCGAGCTTCACATCCGGGTCAGCCCGTACGGGGCGCAGAACGGCCTCTCGGCGACCCTGGTGCGCCTGACCGCCCCCGGCGTGCCCGACACCTACCAGGGCTCGGAGGGCTGGAACCAGAGCCTCGTGGACCCCGACAACCGCCGCCCGGTGGACTACTCTTCGTACACGCGGACGCTCGCCCGCATCGAGCGGCGGCACGCGGAGAACGAGTTGAAGCTCGCCTCGGAACTCCTGGCGGGGTACGAGGACGGCGGGGTCAAGCTCCTCGTCAGCTGGGCCGCCCTCCAGGCCCGGGCCGAGCACCCGGAACTCTTCGGGCACGGCAGCTACCGCCCGCTGGGGGCGAGTCGGCACCTCCTCGCCTTCGCCCGCGAGCACGGGGACGAGTTGGCGGTGACGGTCGCGCCCCGCCTGACCTACAGCCTGACCCGCGAGAAGACGCCCTGGGCCCTGGGTGAGGTGTGGGGCAACCGGCAGCTCTCCCTTCCGCGCCCCGGCACGTACGAGAACGTGCTGACGGGTGAGCGGGTGCGGGTGCGCGGCGAGAAGATCGCGCTGGCGAAGGTGCTGGAGGACTTCCCGCTGGCGCTGCTGGTGAGGAGGTGA
- the treZ gene encoding malto-oligosyltrehalose trehalohydrolase, translated as MTTSANSSLPSNRSSDDLATRLGAHLLPGGSGTRFRVWTTTAREVAARVNGGDHPMQSLGDGLFETVLPVGAGARYKFVLDGQAWPDPYARFLPDGVHGEAEVVDLNAYGWKNTGWRGLPLGGCVFYELHVGTFTPEGTYRAAMERLPDLVDLGVTAVELMPLAAFPGARGWGYDGVALYASYAPYGRPEDLMALVDAAHGLGLAVFLDAVYNHFGPDGNYLGVYSPTYFTDRYSTPWGAGLDYAEPHMRRLITGNARMWLRDYRFDGLRLDATNAIFDDSPVHILRELAHEVHSLGGTHLLVAEDHRNLPELITEDHLDGVWADDFHHQVRVTLTGEHEGYYAPFTGGAAGIANAINRGWVFEGQDYTVNGETHPRGRPADTLGAPSFVYCIQNHDQIGNRPVGDRLHHQGPRGVSDAIFRGASMLLLTLPMTPLLFQGQEWAASAPFPFFSDHQGELGRLVTEGRKREFAYFEGFGGDNVLDPQAEATFRLAKLNWAERGEGEHARTLALYRELLRLRREDLVLRDRERRNLTAGSVGDVLWVHHKTEDGERAMLWNLGQATLAPQALILSLDLPPTVLLHSEGREDLALAPGEAALLRSQP; from the coding sequence ATGACGACCTCTGCGAACTCTTCCCTCCCTTCCAACCGCTCCTCCGACGACCTCGCCACCCGGCTGGGCGCACACCTGTTGCCTGGCGGCAGCGGCACCCGTTTCCGGGTGTGGACGACCACGGCCCGCGAGGTCGCGGCGCGCGTGAACGGTGGGGACCACCCCATGCAGTCCCTCGGGGACGGCCTCTTCGAGACGGTGCTGCCTGTGGGCGCCGGCGCACGCTACAAGTTCGTGCTGGACGGTCAGGCCTGGCCCGACCCCTACGCCCGCTTTCTGCCGGACGGCGTGCACGGTGAGGCGGAGGTCGTGGACCTGAACGCCTACGGGTGGAAGAACACGGGGTGGCGCGGCCTGCCCCTGGGCGGGTGCGTGTTCTACGAACTGCACGTCGGCACCTTCACTCCCGAGGGAACCTACCGGGCGGCGATGGAGCGGCTGCCCGACCTCGTGGACCTGGGTGTGACCGCCGTCGAACTGATGCCGCTCGCGGCCTTTCCCGGCGCGCGCGGTTGGGGGTACGACGGGGTGGCCCTGTACGCCTCCTACGCCCCTTACGGCCGACCGGAGGACCTGATGGCCTTGGTGGACGCCGCGCACGGGCTGGGGCTGGCGGTCTTTCTGGACGCCGTGTACAACCACTTCGGGCCGGACGGGAACTACCTGGGCGTGTACAGCCCCACGTACTTCACCGACCGCTACTCGACCCCCTGGGGCGCCGGGCTCGATTACGCCGAGCCTCATATGCGCCGCCTGATCACCGGCAATGCCCGGATGTGGCTGCGCGACTACCGCTTCGACGGGCTGCGGCTCGACGCCACGAACGCGATCTTCGACGACAGCCCGGTCCACATCCTGCGTGAACTCGCCCACGAGGTCCACTCGCTCGGCGGCACTCACCTCCTCGTCGCGGAGGACCACCGCAACCTGCCCGAACTGATCACCGAAGACCACCTCGACGGCGTGTGGGCCGACGACTTCCACCACCAGGTGCGGGTCACGCTGACGGGCGAGCACGAGGGCTACTACGCCCCCTTCACGGGCGGCGCGGCGGGGATCGCGAACGCGATCAACCGGGGCTGGGTCTTCGAGGGGCAGGACTACACGGTGAACGGCGAGACCCACCCGCGCGGCAGGCCCGCCGACACGCTGGGCGCGCCGAGCTTCGTCTACTGCATCCAGAACCACGACCAGATCGGCAACCGCCCGGTGGGCGACCGCCTGCACCACCAGGGGCCGCGCGGGGTCAGCGACGCCATCTTCCGGGGAGCCTCCATGCTCCTCCTCACCCTGCCGATGACGCCGCTGCTCTTTCAGGGGCAGGAGTGGGCCGCCTCCGCCCCCTTCCCCTTCTTCAGCGACCACCAGGGCGAACTCGGCCGCCTCGTCACCGAGGGGCGCAAGCGGGAGTTCGCGTACTTCGAGGGCTTCGGCGGCGACAACGTGCTCGACCCCCAGGCGGAGGCGACTTTCCGGCTGGCGAAGCTGAACTGGGCCGAGCGCGGGGAGGGCGAACACGCCCGCACCCTGGCCCTCTACCGCGAGTTGCTGCGGCTGAGGCGGGAGGACCTCGTGCTGAGGGACCGCGAGCGCCGCAACCTCACCGCCGGGAGCGTGGGGGACGTGCTGTGGGTCCACCACAAGACCGAGGACGGCGAGCGCGCCATGCTGTGGAATCTCGGACAGGCCACGCTTGCCCCCCAGGCGCTGATCCTCTCCCTCGACCTCCCCCCCACCGTGCTCCTCCACTCCGAAGGCCGCGAGGACCTCGCCCTCGCTCCCGGTGAGGCCGCCCTGCTGAGGTCCCAGCCATGA
- the glgX gene encoding glycogen debranching protein GlgX: MTATEPTVPSPLDTTAPPARVRPGSPYPLGATWDGKGTNFALYSENASAVELCFFDDQGQETRFEINEQTAFVWHGYLPGVGPGQRYGYRVHGEYAPERGLRFNPNVVLLDPYAKALGGVENLEAGIFGYVPGGEDTVMQTQEQRGIPLGIVIDPVFNWVGDRRPKVPFHQSVIYETHVKGLTMTHPDVPEALRGTYAGVATEPILRYLQDLGVTAVEFLPVHQHVDDPFLVAKGLTNYWGYSTLNFFAPDVRYSAAARRGDPAGAVPEFKNMVRALHDAGIEVILDVVYNHTAEGNHLGPTMSFKGIDNPTYYRLVADKPRFYFDYTGTGNSLNVRHPQTLRLIMDSLRYWITEMHVDGFRFDLASTLARGLHEVDQLSGFFTIIHQDPVISQVKLIAEPWDVGEGGYQVGNFPVNWAEWNGIYRDDMRAFWKGEGGLASEIGYRLTGSSDLYQRDGRKPSASINFVTAHDGFTLCDSVMYEQKHNEANGEGNKDGHNHNLTWNCGVEGETDDPEIKVLRARQQRNFLATLLLGQGTPMILGGDEIGRTQKGNNNAYCQDNPVSWYDWAKIDADLLAFTRRVIRLRKAHPALHRRKFFSGRTIRGEDVRDIVWLRFDGQQMSDADWNNPQTQSLGMFLDGDGLDDVDAEGRPVRDDDLLLLLSSSYIDLPFRLPDLDGCEAWELLLDTADDGAHELRAAGGETTLRARSVKLYRCVRD, translated from the coding sequence ATGACCGCCACCGAACCGACCGTCCCCTCTCCCCTCGACACGACCGCGCCCCCGGCGCGCGTGCGGCCCGGGAGCCCCTATCCCCTGGGAGCCACCTGGGACGGCAAGGGCACCAACTTCGCGCTGTACTCCGAAAACGCCAGCGCCGTCGAGCTGTGCTTCTTCGACGACCAGGGCCAGGAGACGCGCTTTGAAATCAACGAACAGACCGCCTTCGTGTGGCACGGCTACCTTCCGGGCGTCGGGCCGGGGCAGCGGTACGGCTACCGGGTACACGGCGAGTATGCCCCCGAGCGGGGGTTGCGGTTTAACCCGAACGTCGTGCTCCTCGACCCGTACGCCAAGGCGCTGGGCGGGGTGGAGAACCTGGAGGCGGGCATCTTCGGGTACGTTCCCGGCGGGGAGGACACCGTGATGCAGACGCAGGAGCAGCGCGGCATCCCGCTCGGCATCGTGATCGACCCGGTGTTCAACTGGGTGGGCGACAGGAGGCCGAAAGTTCCCTTCCACCAGTCGGTGATCTACGAGACCCACGTCAAGGGCCTGACCATGACCCATCCTGACGTGCCCGAGGCGCTGCGCGGGACGTACGCGGGTGTGGCGACCGAGCCCATCTTGCGCTACCTCCAGGACCTCGGGGTCACGGCGGTCGAGTTTCTGCCCGTCCATCAGCATGTGGACGACCCCTTCCTGGTCGCCAAGGGGCTGACGAACTACTGGGGCTACTCGACCCTGAACTTCTTCGCGCCGGACGTGCGCTACTCCGCCGCCGCGCGCCGGGGTGACCCCGCCGGGGCCGTGCCCGAGTTCAAGAACATGGTGCGCGCCCTGCACGACGCCGGGATCGAGGTGATCCTCGACGTGGTGTACAACCACACCGCCGAGGGCAACCACCTCGGGCCCACGATGAGCTTCAAGGGCATCGACAACCCGACGTACTACCGCCTCGTCGCCGACAAGCCGCGCTTCTACTTCGACTATACGGGCACCGGGAACTCCCTGAACGTCCGGCACCCGCAGACCCTCCGGCTCATCATGGACAGCCTGCGCTACTGGATCACCGAGATGCACGTGGACGGCTTCCGCTTCGACCTCGCCTCGACGCTGGCGCGCGGGCTGCACGAGGTGGACCAGCTCTCGGGCTTTTTCACGATCATCCACCAGGACCCCGTCATCTCGCAGGTCAAGCTGATCGCCGAGCCGTGGGACGTGGGCGAGGGCGGCTACCAGGTCGGCAACTTCCCGGTGAACTGGGCGGAGTGGAACGGCATCTACCGCGACGACATGCGCGCCTTCTGGAAGGGCGAGGGCGGGCTGGCCTCCGAGATCGGCTACCGCCTGACGGGCTCTTCGGACCTCTACCAGCGCGACGGTCGCAAACCCTCCGCCTCGATCAACTTCGTGACCGCCCACGACGGCTTCACCCTGTGCGACTCGGTGATGTACGAACAGAAGCACAACGAGGCGAACGGCGAGGGCAACAAGGACGGCCACAACCACAACCTGACCTGGAACTGCGGGGTGGAGGGCGAGACGGACGACCCGGAGATCAAGGTTCTGCGCGCGAGGCAGCAGCGCAACTTCCTGGCGACGTTGCTGCTCGGGCAGGGCACGCCGATGATTCTCGGTGGCGACGAGATCGGGCGCACGCAGAAGGGCAACAACAACGCCTACTGCCAGGACAACCCTGTCAGCTGGTACGACTGGGCGAAGATCGACGCGGACCTGCTCGCCTTTACCCGGCGGGTGATCCGGCTGCGCAAGGCGCACCCCGCGCTGCACCGCCGCAAGTTCTTCTCGGGGCGCACCATTCGCGGCGAGGACGTGCGCGACATCGTGTGGCTGCGGTTCGACGGCCAGCAGATGAGCGACGCCGACTGGAACAACCCTCAGACTCAGTCCCTGGGCATGTTCCTCGACGGCGACGGCCTGGACGACGTGGACGCCGAGGGGCGGCCCGTGCGGGACGACGACCTGCTGCTGCTCCTGAGTTCGTCGTACATCGACCTGCCCTTCCGCCTGCCCGACCTCGACGGCTGCGAGGCCTGGGAGCTGCTGCTCGACACCGCCGACGACGGCGCCCACGAGCTGCGGGCCGCCGGGGGCGAGACCACCCTGCGGGCGCGCAGCGTGAAGCTCTACCGCTGCGTGCGCGACTGA